The Periplaneta americana isolate PAMFEO1 chromosome 2, P.americana_PAMFEO1_priV1, whole genome shotgun sequence genome has a window encoding:
- the LOC138712615 gene encoding phosphatidylinositol 4-phosphate 5-kinase-like, translating to MAAMTLKMWLMLIVTFFIAHTGVRGVPDREEEKEHYGNSDYHDKVDDYNNEYCIEDDDGEDVESDKHSEETNEKFDKTAKENHNKRENKEYDNTSKGHGRKHNREENESKDHRRENKNKKHNDGKDKRRRHCIEKKYRINYEGLPEDEKVKLQYILQFLVYQDGEASGDIFFYGKYIPIDFVLTSIQFQGEDINKTNTKTLWDIILNYVKYLNIVLRDDDIAYDISKEDLVILKLIQNYTQNGGDRYNKNANVTFQQHSIPINYIVSSLNSKGMDLEDVTVEQIYYIIKTYIRDDPIQPEVERPLGTEPTDEQRHFLTIILQFLTTQNNGTNIIFTFEGYIIPAGNVITFLQHKNKDVTTSKVGDLWSAITAYIREKQSA from the exons ATGGCGGCCATGACTTTGAAG ATGTGGCTGATGCTGATTGTGACGTTCTTCATCGCACATACTGGAGTGAGAGGAGTGCCagacagagaagaagaaaaagaacactACGGAAATAGCGACTATCATGATAAAGTAGATGACTATAATAACGAGTATTGTATCGAAGATGACGACGGTGAAGATGTTGAAAGCGATAAACATAGCGAAGAAACTAACGAAAAATTTGATAAAACAGCTAAAGAAAATCATAACAAACGTGAAAACAAGGAATACGATAATACGAGCAAAGGGCATGGCAGAAAACATAACAGAGAAGAAAATGAGAGCAAAGATCATaggagagaaaataaaaacaaaaaacataacGACGGAAAAGACAAAAGACGACGACATTGTATTGAAAAAAAATACCGTATTAACTACGAAGGCCTTCCTGAAGATGAGAAAGttaaattacaatacattttgcAGTTTTTGGTGTATCAAGACGGAGAAGCATCTGGGGACATTTTCTTTTATGGGAAGTATATTCCGATAGATTTTGTACTAACTTCTATACAATTTCAAGGTGAAGACATcaataaaacaaatacaaagaCATTATGGGATAtcatattaaattatgtaaaatatttaaatattgttttaagagATGACGACATCGCATATGACATCAGCAAAGAAGACCTTGTGATTTTAAAGCTCATACAAAACTACACACAAAATGGAGGAGATAGGTATAATAAAAACGCAAATGTTACATTTCAGCAACACAGTATCCCAATTAACTACATCGTATCATCTCTGAACAGTAAAGGTATGGACTTGGAAGATGTTACCGTTGAGCAGATTTACTATATAATTAAGACTTACATAAGAGATGACCCCATACAGCCTGAAGTTGAACGACCTCTAGGAACAGAACCGACAGATGAGCAACGACATTTCCTAACTATCATATTGCAATTCTTGACAACACAGAATAATGGCACAAACATTATATTCACGTTTGAAGGCTATATTATACCAGCTGGAAATGTGATAACTTTCCTCCAACACAAGAACAAGGATGTTACAACTAGTAAAGTGGGTGATCTGTGGTCAGCGATTACAGCATATATACGAGAGAAACAGAGCGCTTAA